The Rhododendron vialii isolate Sample 1 chromosome 8a, ASM3025357v1 genome has a window encoding:
- the LOC131298592 gene encoding uncharacterized protein LOC131298592 produces the protein MIFGENLAWLLRLSSQTVYLSNFLGTPQRRIRDGIMDDYNFSISDSWSFENDVRSEESISHNSRDYTLEFTTDQAANCRNAFLVVKEEESTNRHRIMLKGNPCKETLGLENAIAHFNCEQKDPSNTTRIKSIYNTIFSNKAVKLEGLTPIQYVIRQLLKKHYLHQFLTNPDTNEITDIIWVHPMSLELSVNFPSVLIIDAMYKTNEYRKPILEVVSITSTWRTYSLMFAYLSNEREETLTWALDNLKNWMLQKGASMPLVFVSDRDLALMNAIEACFPTARHILCIWHINQCVMKNCSRVLGPEWKRFIKSWHSLINSSTPSSFEHKWQAMCDDFRQFPYVITYLWQTWLRPYKERFVSAWTDTCMHLGSNSSQRAESAHARLKLYLGDTMSSLQTSFDKIEKMLKNQFGEIKKLFEKSLNIPRHKQLRDDIFDQVRCRISLEAMEFIHDQLETTLEVSPHIVGYCNCTIKITHGLPCMHDLAYYRSISTPIPLWSIHAHWTRLSMHATEFNEEGARPDRTSQVVEILDGMDPPMREHIIDRIIDMADPSCSTVRPPSYNTEHRGRPTGSKTATSRVRGRGRRGRGFGASNTQFIVPSITNRYIQRLPQAYQRYVSHTVDVLGDGHCGFRAIAALIGYGENDWSLVREELIEEIRQNFYLYSVIYPVNDWPNRLLILLNWLEPTAPQNHWMEAMTLGVVIAKRYNLVLHTFDEDVYGCFTHLPLRSPPVPVEYRREIAIARENSSDEAKGWAASYETRLLLWYEVMGISMPGAAFGGDID, from the exons ATGATTTTCGGTGAAAATTTAGCATGGTTACTTAGGCTTTCTTCACAGACTGTGtacttgtcaaattttttaggaacGCCGCAGCGGAGAATTCGGGACGGAATAATGGATGactacaacttttcaatttcagatagttggtcatTTGAGAATGATGTTCGTAGTGAGGAGAGTATCTCCCACAATAGTCGCGATTATACACTAGAATTTACCACCGACCAG GCGGCAAATTGCCGAAATGCATTCTTGGTTgtgaaagaggaggaaagtacGAACCGCCACAGAATCATGTTGAAGGGCAATCCTTGCAAAGAAACACTGGGACTAGAAAATGCGATTGCCCATTTCAACTGCGAg caaaaagacCCGTCAAACACTACGAGAATCAAGAGCATTTATAACaccattttttcaaacaaagcaGTCAAACTAGAGGGTCTAACTCCTATTCAGTATGTCATACGTCAATTACTTAAGAAACATTACCTCCATCAATTTCTTACAAATCCGGATACTaacgaaatcacagatattaTTTGGGTTCATCCTATGAGTCTAGAGCTATCTGTCAACTTTCCGTCTGTACTGATCATTGATGCCATGTACAAGACCAATGAGTATCGAAAACCAATATTGGAGGTTGTGAGTATCACATCCACATGGCGAACTTACTCGCTTATGTTCGCTTATCTtagtaatgagagagaagagacattGACATGGGCATTGGATAACTTAAAAAACTGGATGCTTCAAAAGGGGGCGTCGATGCCATTGGTGTTTGTTTCAGATCGGGATTTAGCGCTTATGAACGCCATTGAAGCATGTTTCCCTACGGCACGTCACATCTtgtgtatttggcacataaatcaGTGCGTCATGAAGAACTGCAGTCGTGTGCTTGGTCCGGAATGGAAGCGCTTCATCAAGTCATGGCACTCGCTTATCAATTCATCTACACCTTCGTCTTTCGAACATAAGTGGCAAGCCATGTGCGACGATTTTCGCCAGTTCCCGTATGTCATAACTTACCTGTGGCAAACATGGTTAAGGCCGTACAAAGAGCGGTTTGTTTCAGCATGGACAGATACATGTATGCACCTCGgaagcaattcaagtcaaag GGCAGAGTCTGCACATGCGAGGCTAAAGCTATATTTGGGGGATACTATGTCATCGCTacaaacatcttttgataaaatagaaaagatgttgaaaaatcagttcggGGAAATTAAGAAGTTGTTCGAGAAATCATTGAACATTCCACGCCACAAACAATTGCGTGACGACATTTTTGATCAGGTTAGGTGTCGcatttcattagaggcaatggagTTCATACATGATCAGCTAGAAACCACTTTAGAAGTATCCCCCCACATTGTTGGCTATTGCAACTGTACGATCAAAATCACACATggattgccatgcatgcacgatCTTGCATATTATCGTTCCATTTCCACTCCAATTCCGCTATGGAGTATCCACGCTCATTGGACTAGGTTGTCTATGCACGCAACCGAGTTTAATGAAGAGGGAGCACGACCTGACAGGACATCTCAAGTCGTTGAGATATTAGATGGGATGGATCCACCTATGCGAGAGCATATCATAGACAGGATTATCGATATGGCAGATCCATCTTGTAGCACAGTTCGACCTCCATCGTACAACACAGAACATAGAGGTCGACCTACAG GATCAAAGACTGCAACATcgcgagtgagagggagagggagacgtgGGAGGGGTTTTGGGGCTAGCAACACTCAATTTATAGTTCCATCCATCACTAATCGCTACATTCAACGATTACCTCAGGCTTATCAGCGTTATGTTTCCCACACTGTTGACGTGCTTGGTGATGGTCATTGTGGATTCAGGGCGATAGCTGCACTAATCGGGTATGGTGAAAATGATTGGAGTCTAGTACGAGAGGAGCTTATTGAAGAGATTCGACAAAATTTTTATCTATACAGTGTGATTTATCCAGTCAATGATTGGCCAAATCGTCTACTAATTTTACTGAATTGGTTAGAGCCTACAGCACCACAAAATCATTGGATGGAGGCTATGACTTTGGGAGTTGTCATCGCAAAAAGGTACAACCttgtactgcatacatttgatgaggatgtttacggttgttttactcatttgCCATTGAGGTCCCCTCCAGTTCCAGTCGAATACCGCCGGGAAATTGCTATTGCCCGT GAGAATTCATCGGATGAAGCTAAAGGATGGGCTGCCAGTTATGAAACACGTTTGCtattgtggtacgaagtaatgggTATAAGCATGCCGGGAGCAgcatttggaggagatattgattaa
- the LOC131335973 gene encoding E3 ubiquitin-protein ligase RING1, translated as MSSTGDSASRGGPLPLLYFCYQCNRTVSITPPPASDLVCPNCNGGFLEEYEDPVINPNPNPNLNPFFSSSPSDPLSGFPSFSAGFPLVFSGAGSGSGSGFQLQNPSDLSALFGPGQSQQQGAGLHGPGEFNPFAFLENYINNLRAGGANIQLVIENNDPMGGFGLPTNLGDYFIGPGLEQLIQQLAENDPNRYGTPPASKSAVEALPSINISDQLLASDSSDSQCAVCKDTFQVGEEAKQMPCKHLYHSDCILPWLEMHNSCPVCRYELPTDDPDYEMNRTVTRGSPIPGLAPGGVGGGASGGSQENPLTPRTAERRFRITLPWPFRAFGSPAETSNSGASNTGHNDGDSNSGGQAREEDLD; from the coding sequence ATGTCATCCACCGGCGACTCCGCCAGCAGAGGCGGCCCCCTGCCTCTGCTTTACTTCTGCTACCAGTGCAATCGCACCGTCTCCATAACCCCCCCACCTGCCTCCGACCTAGTCTGCCCCAATTGCAACGGTGGATTCCTCGAAGAATACGAAGATCCCGTCATCAACcccaaccctaaccctaacctcaatcccttcttctcctcctccccctccgaCCCCCTCTCCGGCTTCCCCTCCTTCTCCGCCGGCTTCCCCCTCGTCTTCTCCGGTGCCGGCTCCGGCTCCGGCTCCGGCTTCCAACTCCAAAACCCTAGCGATCTCTCCGCTCTCTTCGGACCCGGCCAATCCCAACAACAAGGGGCAGGGCTTCACGGTCCCGGTGAGTTCAATCCTTTCGCATTCCTCGAGAATTACATCAATAACCTTAGGGCAGGCGGCGCTAACATCCAACTCGTCATCGAGAACAACGATCCCATGGGGGGTTTTGGGCTTCCTACGAATCTAGGCGATTACTTCATCGGCCCCGGCCTCGAGCAACTCATACAGCAACTGGCCGAGAACGATCCCAACCGCTACGGCACCCCTCCGGCTTCCAAGTCGGCCGTCGAGGCTCTCCCGAGTATTAACATCTCCGATCAGCTGCTCGCCTCGGATTCGTCCGATTCCCAGTGCGCTGTCTGTAAGGACACTTTCCAAGTCGGCGAGGAGGCGAAGCAGATGCCATGTAAGCACCTGTACCATTCCGACTGTATTCTCCCTTGGTTGGAGATGCACAATTCTTGTCCAGTTTGTCGGTATGAGTTGCCTACGGATGACCCTGATTATGAGATGAATAGGACTGTTACTCGCGGGTCCCCTATCCCGGGTTTGGCACCGGGGGGTGTTGGTGGCGGTGCTAGTGGGGGATCTCAGGAGAATCCTCTGACCCCACGCACTGCAGAAAGGAGGTTTAGGATAACGTTACCTTGGCCGTTTAGGGCGTTTGGCTCGCCTGCGGAAACTAGCAACAGCGGGGCCAGCAACACCGGT